One part of the Verrucomicrobiota bacterium genome encodes these proteins:
- the rfbC gene encoding dTDP-4-dehydrorhamnose 3,5-epimerase, with the protein MNISDLGIPGVRLIVPTRFSDARGFFQETWNDRLFREKIRDVAFVQDNRSVSMRTGTLHGLHLQRPPRTQGKLVRVVRGSIFDVVVDVRKPSATYARHVALTLDAESGAQLWIPPGFLHGFCTLEDQTEVLYKVTDYYNPSHEAGVLWNDPDLKIPWPFEAHSVILSAKDQQLPRLRDLPDLFSGDECAEQPGSS; encoded by the coding sequence ATGAATATCTCTGACCTTGGTATCCCGGGTGTGAGGCTCATCGTGCCAACGCGATTCAGCGATGCCCGAGGATTCTTCCAGGAAACCTGGAATGATCGGCTGTTTCGCGAAAAGATCCGGGACGTCGCATTCGTTCAGGATAACCGTTCTGTGTCGATGAGAACAGGCACGCTGCATGGTCTGCACCTCCAGAGGCCGCCTCGCACGCAAGGCAAGTTGGTCCGCGTCGTACGGGGTTCAATTTTCGACGTGGTGGTTGACGTCCGAAAACCTTCTGCGACTTATGCGCGGCATGTTGCCCTCACGCTCGATGCTGAGTCAGGAGCGCAGCTTTGGATTCCGCCAGGTTTTCTTCACGGCTTTTGCACGCTCGAAGACCAAACCGAGGTTCTTTATAAAGTTACCGACTATTATAACCCGAGCCATGAAGCAGGTGTTCTCTGGAACGATCCTGACCTTAAGATACCCTGGCCCTTTGAAGCCCATTCAGTCATCTTGTCCGCTAAAGATCAGCAGCTTCCGCGCTTGCGCGATTTGCCAGACCTCTTTAGCGGTGATGAATGTGCGGAGCAGCCCGGGAGTTCATGA
- a CDS encoding NTP transferase domain-containing protein, which translates to MKGIILAGGSGTRLHPLTLATSKQLVPVYDKPMIYYPLSILMLAGIREVLVISTPRDLPQFQRLLNDGSQWGMQFRYAIQPNPGGLAQAYLIGADFVTGGCSALILGDNIFYGHGMEELVSPNRLSTTGATVFAYHVNDPQRYGIIE; encoded by the coding sequence ATGAAAGGCATCATCCTTGCCGGTGGCAGTGGCACGCGGTTGCATCCGCTCACGCTGGCTACATCAAAGCAGCTTGTGCCCGTTTATGATAAACCGATGATCTACTATCCGTTGAGCATACTCATGCTCGCCGGTATCCGGGAGGTGCTAGTTATCTCGACCCCACGCGATCTGCCGCAATTTCAGCGCTTGCTCAATGATGGTTCTCAATGGGGGATGCAGTTCCGTTACGCAATTCAGCCGAACCCCGGCGGTCTGGCGCAAGCATACCTCATTGGAGCCGACTTTGTCACTGGGGGTTGTTCCGCACTCATCCTCGGCGATAATATATTCTACGGCCATGGGATGGAAGAACTAGTCTCACCGAACCGACTCAGCACAACGGGTGCCACGGTGTTTGCATACCACGTCAATGACCCGCAGCGCTACGGGATCATCGAG